Proteins found in one candidate division WOR-3 bacterium genomic segment:
- a CDS encoding T9SS type A sorting domain-containing protein, which produces MGGGTNAFLRYSIPCNTWYVINSNTPTFFDGAALTADTFGVIYALRGGNTPEFWLYDIISNTWQRLPDIPEPVKSGGALTFARRGEYFFVYALIGGGSTHFYHYGPYGPGAAGGPRPKGTTYNWYRLDSMHYRDPYGHRVDLHACPGASLTWIHNSNLTLDSIFCAPCDSMQQSDERKQIIAYSPADNDWHNSKYLPVTPGPGTAMTSMNCEPSLAWYLFCLAKGPNDDRAGARMVALWPSNWNTRAYSPTPEIIQMGAATAYGEDYFYYAFFGGGSRNFWKIYYRGGCSEPGGEQVSGVTQMENQQFFANPNPFSNKTIIRFSVLHSSHYQAKIYNAAGELVHTLLDQQLNPGTHSLTWNRCSDAKTQVPAGVYLLRLEAANGNQQSLKLVVR; this is translated from the coding sequence ATGGGCGGTGGAACTAACGCCTTTCTGAGATACAGCATTCCCTGTAACACCTGGTATGTTATTAACTCAAATACGCCTACCTTTTTTGACGGTGCTGCACTCACGGCTGACACATTCGGGGTGATATACGCCCTGCGCGGCGGCAACACACCCGAATTCTGGCTCTATGACATTATTAGTAATACCTGGCAGCGACTGCCTGACATTCCAGAACCGGTCAAGTCTGGTGGTGCGCTTACCTTTGCCCGCAGAGGTGAGTACTTCTTTGTGTATGCACTCATCGGTGGTGGTAGCACTCACTTCTACCATTATGGTCCATATGGTCCAGGTGCTGCAGGCGGTCCCCGACCCAAAGGCACTACCTACAACTGGTATCGCCTTGATTCCATGCATTATCGCGACCCTTATGGACACCGGGTAGACCTTCATGCCTGTCCGGGTGCCAGTCTCACTTGGATTCACAACTCCAACCTGACGCTGGATTCAATCTTTTGTGCTCCCTGTGATTCTATGCAGCAAAGCGATGAACGAAAACAGATTATCGCCTACAGCCCTGCTGATAACGATTGGCATAACTCCAAATATCTGCCTGTTACCCCGGGACCGGGAACCGCTATGACCTCTATGAACTGCGAACCTTCGCTTGCTTGGTATCTTTTCTGCCTGGCAAAAGGTCCTAATGATGATAGAGCCGGGGCAAGAATGGTGGCTCTTTGGCCCAGCAATTGGAACACTCGCGCTTACTCGCCTACACCTGAAATTATTCAGATGGGTGCAGCGACGGCCTATGGTGAAGATTACTTCTACTACGCATTCTTTGGAGGTGGCAGCCGAAATTTCTGGAAAATCTACTACCGGGGCGGTTGCTCAGAACCTGGTGGAGAACAGGTTTCCGGTGTAACCCAAATGGAAAATCAGCAGTTCTTTGCCAATCCCAATCCATTCTCTAATAAGACCATCATCCGCTTTTCAGTTCTCCACAGTTCGCACTATCAGGCAAAAATCTATAACGCTGCCGGTGAACTTGTCCACACACTTCTTGACCAGCAACTTAACCCTGGAACTCATTCTTTAACCTGGAACCGGTGTTCAGATGCTAAAACTCAGGTCCCTGCCGGTGTGTATCTATTGAGGTTAGAGGCAGCAAATGGCAACCAGCAGTCATTGAAACTGGTTGTCAGATAG
- a CDS encoding FlgD immunoglobulin-like domain containing protein, giving the protein MTRHFTPFLRVVCIIAISGSLLNLSAQYLEKVIPVNYHPEDHGATTEPSALICTGDGSKLYCAGDMGWTIVVDCATNRIIKDLPTAYGTVRAFYWQRNNRVFIFTYKGSVVIDPSTDSIVAVVPAGVTGVFNDSENCYLARLKIPDYTLPDQQIVDGFEKYFYGLAVLDGTTNQIRMRLRFTRDILDMVWNSHNNRYCVFTIDNHSVGIMTVIDGRTNRVIDSVVLEETAGWAIKSLYLSHSNKIYLTLSNALLIIDGATNRIIKRLPEVQFGEFCHLFYNSLSNKLYCFGCRTGAPEVIAVINCENDSVIKTLSVPGHSSYCKPVHSPTLNRLYFMKGNFIRVLDCNADTLFTDSVSVPGKVVDLCYNPQRQLLYATSHYTNQILVIDAENLQVLDTIRTGISALGDVVFNPLVNKLYVYSLDYNTLDNVLFILNADNGRLIKSIATGRRGFEGLRMCLHPEKRKLYCSNFELNSLSVIDCFADTVIKTIPVAPYPFDLTVNTTNHKLYSSHSATSALSVIDYDADTVIAVVPIPIDPSNSSPWIVWHSGVNKVYIEDIAHLNVVDGVTNSLLTTIPHRPFFFPSPPGACNLKDNKLYFTVLPLNFQGMFYSADAIADTMLDSISGYVMGATWQPVKNKAYFSRYSFILVIDGPTDSIIDSILLPGSRSQFPRPFSHPQASRVYWCLDANDSLNGGILFIDADLDTIDRLVQFPIPVGIANQIFGSGFDSLGNRVFVSCPTSHIYVFRDEIVGIQSGSSEKLSLQATVSPNPFRNYVEIRYHLPYPAKAEIKIFSADGRLVRLLNQADKQAGNHTFFWDGTDESRNRLPPGAYFIYLQANRLHLTRKILLTQ; this is encoded by the coding sequence ATGACCCGACACTTCACTCCGTTTTTAAGAGTTGTTTGTATCATTGCCATTTCCGGTTCATTATTAAATCTCTCTGCCCAGTATCTGGAAAAGGTAATTCCGGTAAATTATCATCCAGAAGACCACGGCGCAACTACCGAACCATCCGCACTAATATGCACTGGCGATGGCAGTAAACTCTATTGCGCCGGTGATATGGGCTGGACAATTGTGGTTGACTGTGCCACCAACCGCATCATCAAGGACCTGCCAACCGCTTATGGCACAGTAAGGGCTTTTTACTGGCAGCGGAATAACAGGGTGTTTATTTTCACCTATAAGGGAAGTGTGGTAATTGACCCATCTACAGATTCAATTGTTGCTGTTGTTCCTGCTGGGGTTACCGGTGTATTCAATGACTCAGAAAACTGTTATCTTGCCAGATTGAAAATCCCGGATTATACCTTGCCAGACCAACAAATCGTGGACGGATTTGAAAAATACTTTTACGGGCTGGCGGTTCTGGATGGCACAACCAATCAAATCCGGATGCGGTTGCGCTTCACTCGCGACATATTGGATATGGTCTGGAATTCTCACAACAATCGCTATTGCGTGTTTACCATTGACAATCATTCCGTGGGTATAATGACGGTAATTGATGGCAGAACCAACCGGGTAATTGATAGCGTTGTCTTAGAAGAAACCGCAGGCTGGGCTATCAAATCCCTCTATTTGTCCCACTCAAATAAAATCTATCTTACCCTGTCGAATGCCCTCCTCATTATTGATGGGGCAACAAACCGGATTATCAAACGCCTGCCTGAGGTCCAGTTTGGAGAGTTTTGCCATCTTTTCTATAACTCGCTTAGCAATAAACTATACTGTTTCGGTTGTAGGACAGGTGCCCCTGAGGTTATTGCAGTAATTAACTGCGAAAATGATAGTGTTATTAAAACGCTTTCAGTACCTGGTCACTCTTCATATTGTAAACCGGTTCATAGCCCAACATTGAACCGGCTGTATTTCATGAAAGGCAACTTTATAAGGGTTCTGGATTGCAATGCGGATACGCTTTTCACCGATTCGGTTTCTGTTCCCGGAAAGGTGGTTGATTTGTGCTATAATCCTCAGCGACAACTGCTTTACGCCACCAGTCATTATACAAATCAGATTCTGGTGATTGATGCTGAAAACCTTCAGGTTCTGGATACGATTAGAACCGGCATTTCGGCGCTCGGGGATGTTGTCTTTAATCCGCTGGTCAATAAGTTATATGTCTACTCCCTTGATTACAATACACTTGATAATGTCCTCTTTATCCTGAACGCTGATAATGGCAGGCTTATCAAGTCAATCGCCACCGGTCGGCGCGGATTTGAGGGACTGCGGATGTGCCTGCATCCAGAAAAAAGGAAGTTGTATTGTTCAAACTTTGAACTCAACTCCCTCTCGGTGATTGACTGCTTCGCGGACACGGTCATCAAGACAATTCCTGTTGCCCCTTACCCGTTTGACCTGACCGTGAATACCACCAATCACAAACTTTACTCCTCACACTCTGCTACATCTGCCCTGAGTGTGATTGATTATGACGCCGATACGGTTATCGCTGTCGTGCCGATTCCCATTGACCCGTCTAACTCTTCTCCCTGGATAGTCTGGCACAGCGGCGTGAATAAGGTCTATATTGAGGATATCGCCCATCTCAATGTTGTTGATGGTGTTACCAACTCTCTTCTCACCACGATTCCTCATAGACCATTCTTCTTTCCTTCGCCGCCTGGTGCCTGCAACCTGAAGGACAACAAACTGTATTTCACTGTCCTCCCTTTAAATTTCCAGGGTATGTTTTACTCGGCAGATGCGATAGCGGATACGATGCTTGACTCCATTTCAGGATATGTAATGGGCGCAACCTGGCAGCCGGTAAAGAACAAGGCTTACTTCAGCCGTTATTCATTTATCTTGGTGATTGACGGACCGACCGACAGCATCATAGATTCTATTCTCCTGCCTGGTTCGAGGTCGCAGTTTCCAAGACCATTCAGCCATCCGCAGGCAAGCCGGGTCTACTGGTGTCTTGATGCCAACGACTCGCTTAATGGCGGTATCCTGTTTATTGATGCCGACCTTGATACCATTGATAGACTTGTCCAGTTTCCCATTCCTGTGGGAATAGCCAACCAGATATTCGGCTCTGGTTTTGACTCTCTTGGAAATCGGGTCTTTGTCTCCTGCCCGACATCCCACATTTATGTGTTCAGGGATGAGATTGTTGGGATTCAGAGCGGCTCTTCAGAAAAGTTGAGTTTACAGGCGACCGTTTCACCGAACCCCTTCCGTAATTATGTGGAGATAAGATATCACCTGCCCTATCCGGCAAAGGCAGAAATCAAAATCTTTAGCGCTGATGGCAGACTGGTTCGCCTGTTAAACCAAGCAGACAAGCAGGCGGGCAACCACACCTTTTTCTGGGACGGCACTGACGAAAGCCGTAACCGCCTTCCACCAGGCGCCTACTTTATCTATCTCCAGGCTAACCGTCTTCACTTGACTAGAAAAATTCTTCTTACGCAATAA
- a CDS encoding DUF6506 family protein — protein sequence MAFKVLFIAHSPDAEPERHRCVVETPRCYKLFVVVVKNQKEALEVSKRYVQEEGVQSILLCPGFTHKDIAEIAQAVGENVGISVARGDGPSNRIAMEVMRNEGWFSSE from the coding sequence ATGGCGTTTAAGGTTTTGTTTATTGCCCATTCCCCTGATGCCGAGCCAGAGAGGCATCGGTGTGTTGTTGAGACGCCCAGGTGCTATAAACTTTTTGTGGTGGTGGTGAAAAACCAAAAGGAGGCACTTGAGGTGAGTAAAAGGTATGTGCAGGAGGAGGGGGTGCAGTCAATCCTTCTCTGTCCTGGATTTACCCATAAGGATATTGCCGAGATAGCACAGGCGGTTGGCGAGAATGTGGGAATTTCGGTGGCAAGAGGCGATGGTCCGAGTAACAGGATTGCAATGGAGGTGATGAGAAATGAGGGCTGGTTTTCCTCAGAGTGA